Below is a genomic region from Syntrophorhabdaceae bacterium.
TCCCCTCATCGCCGACAATCCAACATCTATCGGCCAGTGGGTACAATCGACCGACTCAACTAATATCAAGCGTATAGGTACGGGGATGCTGTATCTCCGTGGCGCTCGGTCAACGCAAAAGATCGAGGGCATAAAAAAAGATGCCTCCAAGCTCAGGTCAATCCCGGTCGACAAGGTTGTTTTCGACGAGGTTGATCTGATGGACCCGGATATGGTGCAGATGGCACTGGAGAGGTTTAGCCACTCCGAGGTGCAGGAAGAGGCGTATCTCTCCACGCCAACAATCCCCGATTATGGCATCGACAAGATATATGAGCAGTCAGACAAGCGCATATGGGTGATCGAGTGTCAGTCATGCGGGCGCGAGTGCTGCTTAGAGCTGGATTTCCCGGAGTGCGTCAAGTACCACGGCAAGCACGCCTATCGTGCCTGTGTCAAGTGCGGTGAGGAGATATATCCGTCAGACGGCAGGTGGGTTGCACAATCACCAAACGCAGACTATGAGGGCTACTGGATCAGCCAGCTCAACAGCATCTATGTCGACCCCGGCAAGATCCTCAAGCTGTTCCTCGATCCTCCAAACGGTAATCTCCAGGAGATATATAACTCCAAGCTCGGTATGGCCTATATCGACGCGCAAAACAGGCTGACCAGACAGGATGTGTACGCCTGCTGTGGCAGTGATGCCATAGCAACATCATCCAAGCGGACATGCTCGATGGGCGTCGATGTCGGCAAGGTACTCCACGTGCTTATTGGCTATCCTGAGGGCGGCAAGTTCCGCCTTCTCTACGCGGGCAGGGTGGGCGAGTTTTCAGACCTGCATGACCTTGCTATCAAGTTCAACGTGCAGTGCGCCGTCCTCGACATGGAGCCTGAGACACGCAAGGCAAGGGAGTTTCAGGCAGCCGAAAAGTACAAGGTCTACCTGTGCGACTACGCGGAAAACCAAAAGGTATCGAAAAGGCAGGACGATCAGACGGGTATTGTCGTAGTCCGCCGTACGGAGATATGTGACAGCACGCATAACCTGTTTGCCAAACAAATCATAACCATACCACGGAGATCGCCGGAGATAGAGGAGTACGCCCTTGAGGTGAGCAATATCGCGAAGGTGCTCGAAGAGGATCAGGTCAGCGGATCGAAAAAGTATACATACAGGAAACTCGGGCCCGATCATTACCGTCACGCGACTAACTATTTTTGGCTGGCATGTCAGGACCCGAAGGTCGTGGCGGACAACCAGCCGAACAAAGTGAGGGGCAGGAACGTTACACAGGCCCCGGAATGGAGCCCCTTTGATAATTAGACCATTTACCAGCGACGACATACCGCGCCTCATCGAGATAGGTCATATGGCCCATGAGGAGAGTGAGTACAGGACAATGGAGTTCAGCGAGGAGAAATGCAAGCACCTATGCAGACAGATCATTCTCAAGCCTGAGATGTTCGGCAGGGTAGCAGAGAGAGACGGCGTTATTGTGGGAGTGGCCATTGGTGGTATATTCCCTCCGTATTTTTCCAGCGACCTCAACGCGAGCGACCTTCTGTTCTATGTCCTCCCCGAGCATAGGGGGTCGAGGGCATTCTATGTCCTCTGCATTGAATTTATCGCCTGGGCGAAGATATCCGGGGCGAAATTGATATTTATGCGCAATACCACGGGTGTCATGCCTGGAAAGGTAGGCGAGCTCTATGAGCGTATGGGGTTCAGCAGGGTAGGCGGTATCTACAGGATGGAGGTGTAAAATATGTGCGGTGGAATATTCGGTGGAGGAGGCGGGACGCCAACGATACAGCCCCTACCGCCTGCGCCAGCAGTATCGGATGCAGACGTTGAAGCGGCGGCCCAGAGGGAAAGGGAACTGGCACGGAAGCGCAAAGGCCGGAAGGCGACGATATTAACGCAACTCGCTACAGACAGCGATGGGAATAATGGGAATAAAACGTTACTTGGACAATAAAAATAAGGAGGATCGGGCAATGAAAAAGTTTTTACATGGTCTTTTGGTAATGTTCTTATGCGCGACATTATTTACAGGTGTCGCAACGGGTACTACCATCAAGGACGACATGACGTTTGAGGGGCCGGTCACGTTTAAGGGCTCTATCGATCAGTCAGGCGCGAACATGACCGTTACGCCGGCCGCGACGGGATATCTCAATATCAAGACAGGCAACTTAAAGGTGGGGAACGGTACGCCGACAACGACCCTGAATGGCGAGGATGCCTATGTAGAGGGTACGTTCGAGGTTGATGGTGTGCCGCGATTTGATAACACCTCGATGATAATCAGGGGCGTAACATATACGCTTCCTGCTGCTGACGGCACAGCGGGGCAGGCCCTTACAACAGACGGCAGTGCTGCACTGACATGGGCGGCAGCCGGCGGCGTGACTCTCGACGGCGCATATGATTACGGCGGAGCAGGATCAGGCAGGACGATCACCGCTGACAGCGGCACGGTTGAGATCACCAACGCGGCCGCAGACAACAATGATACTCTGGCCGTAAGCAAATCCCCCGTAGGGGCTCAGGCTGGCGATGCAATAGCTATTACGATGAGCGCAAACGCTACTGGCTCAGGCATTAATATTTCCAATGCCGGATCCGGGAACGACATTACAGGGACAAGCGCATCATGGGGTATCACCAAGGCGGGCGTTGCCACATTCTCATCCCTTGCCGGCCTGACATCGGGGGTGACCATCAATGGCGGGACCATCAATCTTAATGCCTCCAGCAACAACGCAACGAACATCAACACAGGCACCTCTACGGGGACCGTGACCATCGGCGGAAGCCTGAATAGCGTAGGCATCGATTCATCGTCCTGGGATATATCGACCGCAGGGGCAGTGTCAGGCGTAACCACACTTGGCATGTCTGGCGACCTTACGATCTCCGCAGGGGACGTTAATCTTGCCAACGGGCAGGCGGTCAAGGGCAGCACGACAAACGCAGAAACGATCAAATTTCAAGCCTATGATGTGGACAATACGACCTACAGGGACGCAATCACCCTGACCAACGGCAACACGGTAGGCATAGCCATAGGCTCAAACAATGAGACAGTAGCGATCAATTCAGCCGATTGGGACATCAGCGCTACGGGAGACATGACGGGCATAGGCGCGATAACCTCCAATGGCCTTTTTACTGGTGCTCTGGGCGCAACAATATCAGGCGCGACCATTAACCTCAACGCATCGAGCAACTTCGGGGTCAACATCGGCACTGGCACAAGCACGGGGCAGGTTGACCTCGGCAGCGGGGCAAGCGCACAGACGTTAAATGTAGGTACTGGAGCGGGGGCTAAGACAGTATCCGTAGGATCGACAAATACAACCTCCTCGACGGCGGTGTCCAGTGGCTCCGGCGGGGTCAACGTCAACGTGTCGAATAACCAGCCGACGAATATTAATAGCGGGACATCCACAGGTACGGTGACAATAGGGAATACAACCCCTGCTATTGTAAACGTGCTCGGCACCGTATCGGTCAATACCGATGCAGCGGCACTGGCTACAAACGTAGGCGCAGGTTCAACTACAGGTACGATAACAATAGGCGGGGCAGGTGCTCAGACACTGGACATAGGCAACGGAGCAGCCGCAAAGACGGTCAACCTTGGATCGTCCAACACGACATCCACGACAACAATACTCTCAGGTACGGGCGGAATCCTTGCCAATAATAACAATAACCAGCCCGTAGGGATCAACACCGGCACGAGCACGGGAACGACCACGATAGGCAACGCATTATCTATCGTTACCGTTGCGGGCATCGTTTCCGGCGGAACTCCCTTTATCTTTGAGGGTGCGACGGCAAACGACCATGAAACTACGCTCGCAATCGCCGATCCGACCGCCGACAGGACAATAACGCTGCCTGATTACACGGGTGGAGTGCCACTGGTAATCGCCCAGGATGCCACGCAGACATCGCAAGCAGGAGCGGGTACGGCAGATGTAACTGGTTCTTCGCTCAGTATGGCTTCGG
It encodes:
- a CDS encoding phage terminase large subunit family protein, producing MEKGMMQSDAALKQCMADNDAFLWAYYNGIRLQSGSYTPVGHEYQVEPMQSTARKRCAKKGAQLGWTEIEVLRTLHGQIHGQYPSGVLYLFPTSDDVSDFAKARFNPLIADNPTSIGQWVQSTDSTNIKRIGTGMLYLRGARSTQKIEGIKKDASKLRSIPVDKVVFDEVDLMDPDMVQMALERFSHSEVQEEAYLSTPTIPDYGIDKIYEQSDKRIWVIECQSCGRECCLELDFPECVKYHGKHAYRACVKCGEEIYPSDGRWVAQSPNADYEGYWISQLNSIYVDPGKILKLFLDPPNGNLQEIYNSKLGMAYIDAQNRLTRQDVYACCGSDAIATSSKRTCSMGVDVGKVLHVLIGYPEGGKFRLLYAGRVGEFSDLHDLAIKFNVQCAVLDMEPETRKAREFQAAEKYKVYLCDYAENQKVSKRQDDQTGIVVVRRTEICDSTHNLFAKQIITIPRRSPEIEEYALEVSNIAKVLEEDQVSGSKKYTYRKLGPDHYRHATNYFWLACQDPKVVADNQPNKVRGRNVTQAPEWSPFDN
- a CDS encoding GNAT family N-acetyltransferase, whose amino-acid sequence is MIIRPFTSDDIPRLIEIGHMAHEESEYRTMEFSEEKCKHLCRQIILKPEMFGRVAERDGVIVGVAIGGIFPPYFSSDLNASDLLFYVLPEHRGSRAFYVLCIEFIAWAKISGAKLIFMRNTTGVMPGKVGELYERMGFSRVGGIYRMEV